A section of the Citrobacter farmeri genome encodes:
- a CDS encoding electron transfer flavoprotein — translation MKIITCFKLVPEEQDIVVTPEQALSFDNADTKISQFDLNAIEAATQLASDAEDEIAALTVGGSLLQNSKVRKDVLSRGPHALYLMQDAQLEHALPKDTAQAIAATVEKIGFDLILFGEGSGDLYAQQVGLLVGEILQLPTINAVSSLQRQGDKLVVERTLEEDVEVIELSLPAVLCVTSDINVPRIPSMKAILGAGKKPVHAWQASDINWSRGAPRAELVAITVPPQTARKHIILDNDSPEAIAELAEHLKKALN, via the coding sequence ATGAAAATAATAACCTGCTTTAAGCTGGTGCCTGAAGAACAGGACATTGTAGTGACGCCCGAGCAAGCGCTCAGCTTTGACAATGCAGACACCAAAATCAGCCAGTTCGACCTCAACGCCATCGAGGCCGCAACACAATTGGCCAGCGACGCGGAGGATGAGATCGCTGCGCTGACCGTGGGCGGTTCATTATTGCAGAACTCAAAAGTGCGTAAGGATGTGCTTTCCCGTGGGCCGCACGCGCTGTACCTGATGCAGGATGCGCAACTGGAACACGCGCTGCCGAAAGATACCGCCCAGGCTATCGCGGCCACAGTGGAAAAAATCGGATTCGATCTGATCCTGTTTGGCGAAGGCTCTGGCGACCTTTATGCGCAGCAGGTTGGCCTGCTGGTCGGTGAGATCCTGCAGCTGCCGACGATTAACGCCGTTAGCAGCCTCCAGCGTCAGGGCGACAAGCTGGTTGTAGAACGCACGCTGGAAGAAGACGTTGAAGTGATCGAACTGTCACTTCCTGCAGTGCTTTGCGTCACATCGGATATTAACGTCCCGCGCATCCCCTCCATGAAAGCCATCCTTGGCGCCGGGAAAAAACCGGTGCACGCGTGGCAGGCAAGCGATATCAACTGGAGCCGGGGGGCGCCGCGTGCGGAACTGGTCGCTATCACCGTACCGCCACAAACGGCACGTAAGCACATCATTCTGGATAACGATTCGCCGGAAGCCATTGCCGAACTGGCTGAACATCTGAAAAAAGCCCTGAACTGA
- a CDS encoding electron transfer flavoprotein subunit alpha → MSQLTHVWVFSDNVERYAELMAGARQWGQQVYAIVQGSEQAARVKPLGADGVIVLAKTSELQRIENYAETLAAQIREKGNGLLLMAATKRCKALGARLSIQLDAAMVNDATAVSVDDNALFAEHRMYGGLAFGKEKLNSPLAIITLAPGVLEPVAANPAHDCPVVTAEWVAPQQEILCQERRAKSLSSVDLSKAKRVVGVGRGLAAQDDLNMVRELAAVLGAEVGCSRPIAEGENWMERERYIGVSGVLLKSELYLTLGISGQIQHMVGGNGAKVIVAVNKDKNAPIFNYADYGLVGDIYKVVPALIAQLR, encoded by the coding sequence ATGAGTCAATTAACCCACGTCTGGGTATTTAGCGATAACGTTGAACGCTATGCAGAACTGATGGCTGGCGCGCGTCAGTGGGGTCAGCAGGTCTACGCCATCGTTCAGGGTTCCGAACAGGCGGCACGCGTTAAGCCGCTCGGCGCTGACGGTGTCATCGTGCTTGCGAAGACGTCTGAATTGCAGCGAATTGAAAACTACGCCGAGACGCTGGCCGCGCAGATCCGCGAAAAAGGCAACGGGCTACTGCTGATGGCGGCAACCAAACGGTGCAAAGCGCTGGGCGCGCGTTTAAGTATTCAACTCGATGCAGCAATGGTGAACGATGCAACGGCGGTAAGCGTCGACGACAACGCGCTGTTTGCCGAGCACCGTATGTATGGCGGACTGGCGTTTGGCAAAGAAAAGCTGAACAGCCCGCTGGCCATTATCACCCTCGCGCCTGGCGTACTGGAGCCTGTCGCGGCAAATCCTGCACATGACTGCCCGGTGGTCACCGCTGAATGGGTTGCCCCGCAACAGGAGATCCTGTGTCAGGAACGGCGCGCCAAATCGCTCAGCAGCGTTGATCTGAGCAAAGCAAAACGCGTAGTGGGTGTGGGTCGTGGTCTGGCGGCACAGGACGACCTGAACATGGTGCGCGAACTGGCTGCGGTGCTGGGCGCCGAAGTGGGCTGTTCACGTCCAATCGCCGAAGGGGAAAACTGGATGGAGCGCGAGCGTTATATCGGCGTTTCTGGCGTGTTACTGAAGTCCGAACTGTATCTGACGCTGGGCATCTCCGGACAGATTCAGCATATGGTTGGCGGCAACGGCGCCAAAGTGATTGTCGCCGTGAACAAAGATAAGAACGCGCCAATCTTCAACTATGCCGATTACGGACTGGTGGGCGATATCTACAAAGTGGTCCCTGCCCTGATCGCGCAGTTGCGCTAA